Proteins encoded together in one bacterium window:
- a CDS encoding EamA family transporter has protein sequence MFLVLFMQLLYGCTLTISKILIGFAHPIFVIAVRMLIAGALLTTYATFIGRKKKVAIDGLSLFYIAQIGVLGIYLPYVLRYVALVHLPVIKAALIYNLAPFISYFFSYIFFNEKASSRKWCGLFIGLIAIMPVLIARNQTEQAAFGFISWPEIAMLISVSCFSYCWVVMKKLVMHTEIPAPQFNGLNMLIGGACALGTAQFMQVPTQIHEPTSFFFWLALVILITNFICYNLYAHLLKSYSATLLSIAGLLAPVSAAVTSWFYFHEAITWDAYLSGFLVLIGFLVFYSEELKNSHVHPKKEDEETSKLQGILKD, from the coding sequence ATGTTTTTAGTTCTTTTTATGCAACTTTTATATGGTTGCACCCTTACCATCAGCAAAATTTTAATTGGTTTTGCTCATCCTATTTTTGTGATTGCTGTGCGCATGCTCATTGCCGGAGCTCTGTTAACAACCTATGCAACGTTTATCGGCCGCAAAAAGAAAGTGGCTATTGATGGGCTATCATTATTTTATATTGCACAAATTGGCGTCCTTGGTATCTACCTGCCCTACGTCCTGCGCTACGTAGCACTGGTCCACTTGCCCGTCATTAAAGCTGCTTTGATTTATAATTTGGCGCCTTTTATTTCCTACTTTTTCTCGTATATATTTTTTAATGAAAAAGCAAGTTCTCGCAAATGGTGCGGACTTTTTATTGGGCTCATTGCTATCATGCCAGTACTTATTGCGCGCAACCAAACAGAGCAGGCTGCCTTTGGTTTTATATCCTGGCCAGAGATTGCTATGCTGATTTCTGTATCGTGTTTTAGTTATTGCTGGGTAGTTATGAAAAAATTGGTCATGCACACCGAAATTCCCGCACCCCAATTTAATGGACTTAATATGCTAATTGGCGGAGCATGTGCTCTTGGAACAGCACAATTCATGCAAGTTCCAACACAGATCCATGAACCGACAAGCTTTTTTTTCTGGCTTGCTCTGGTAATTTTGATTACCAATTTCATTTGTTATAATTTATACGCACATTTACTTAAATCCTACTCAGCAACCTTGTTGTCAATTGCAGGCTTGCTGGCACCCGTTTCGGCCGCGGTAACTAGCTGGTTCTATTTTCATGAAGCAATCACGTGGGACGCCTATTTATCAGGCTTTTTAGTTTTGATTGGTTTCTTGGTCTTCTATTCCGAAGAGCTAAAAAATTCGCATGTTCATCCAAAAAAAGAAGACGAAGAAACCTCAAAATTGCAAGGAATATTGAAAGATTAA
- a CDS encoding dCTP deaminase, producing MSIKPDSWIRKMALEKGMIEPFAEAQVRGLADKKVVSYGVSSYGYDVRVADEFKIFTNVYNSIIDPKNFREDAFVEVQRDICIIPPNSFALARTVEYFRIPRNVLTICLGKSTYARCGIIVNVTPFEPEWEGHVTIEISNTTPLPAMIYAFEGIAQVLFFESDQVCDVSYADRKGKYMKQRGITLPSV from the coding sequence ATGAGTATCAAACCAGATAGTTGGATCAGAAAAATGGCCCTTGAAAAAGGGATGATTGAACCGTTTGCTGAAGCACAAGTGCGCGGGTTGGCAGATAAAAAAGTGGTGAGTTATGGCGTTTCAAGCTATGGCTACGATGTGCGTGTTGCTGACGAATTTAAAATTTTTACCAATGTTTATAATTCAATTATCGATCCAAAAAATTTTAGAGAAGATGCATTTGTTGAAGTTCAGCGCGATATTTGTATCATCCCGCCTAACTCTTTTGCGTTGGCCCGTACCGTTGAATATTTTAGAATTCCGCGCAATGTTCTGACCATTTGCTTGGGCAAATCGACGTATGCTCGTTGTGGCATTATTGTGAACGTAACGCCTTTTGAACCTGAATGGGAAGGGCATGTTACGATAGAAATTTCCAACACCACGCCACTTCCAGCAATGATTTATGCTTTTGAAGGCATTGCGCAAGTACTCTTTTTTGAATCTGATCAAGTATGTGATGTTTCGTATGCTGACCGTAAAGGGAAATACATGAAACAACGCGGTATTACTTTGCCAAGCGTGTAA
- a CDS encoding dihydrofolate reductase — protein sequence MIKIITAMTKKGIIGKGNQLPWNIPDELKNFRLLTQGHTVIMGMRTFESIGRPLPNRHNIVLDIAERNVDGVQICTSAEQALSMAKAYGKDIFVIGGAYTYAQFLHSADELYVSYIKQDYDGDVFFPPVNWHEWVVKERKDFSEFEFVLYKRKE from the coding sequence ATGATTAAAATTATTACGGCAATGACTAAGAAAGGCATTATCGGAAAAGGAAACCAGCTGCCCTGGAATATTCCTGATGAGCTTAAAAATTTTAGGCTTCTGACGCAAGGGCATACCGTGATTATGGGAATGAGGACCTTTGAATCGATTGGAAGGCCGCTGCCAAATCGGCATAACATTGTACTTGATATCGCAGAACGTAACGTTGATGGCGTTCAGATTTGTACCTCTGCAGAGCAGGCTTTGAGTATGGCAAAGGCTTATGGAAAAGATATTTTTGTTATTGGCGGGGCTTATACGTATGCTCAATTTTTGCACAGTGCTGATGAGTTGTATGTGAGCTACATCAAACAAGATTATGATGGCGATGTTTTTTTTCCGCCAGTAAACTGGCATGAATGGGTAGTTAAAGAACGTAAAGACTTTTCAGAATTTGAGTTTGTTTTATATAAGCGCAAGGAATAA
- the thyA gene encoding thymidylate synthase: MIAYHRIVQHILEQGVRVSNRTGIDALTVTGCMFEHDMQRGFPLLTTKKVGMRLVATELEFFIKGITDKKWLQDRNNHIWDEWAYPKKAPYGHSSQAKQRMLEERDLGAVYGFQWRHFGAEYTSYDADYSGQGFDQLKNLVQTLKTNPTRRMIVCAWNPPALENMALPPCHYAFQVTVTNGKLNLLWNQRSVDVMLGLPFNIASYALLLHLLAKEAGLQEGKLIGFLADVHIYVTHLEGALQQLARNPIEHALPCMVTEPFTSIFDWKAEDSRIMNYTSYPAIKFEIAV; this comes from the coding sequence ATGATAGCGTATCATCGCATTGTTCAACACATTCTTGAGCAGGGAGTGCGGGTTTCGAATAGAACAGGTATTGATGCATTGACCGTTACCGGTTGTATGTTTGAGCATGATATGCAACGAGGTTTTCCTTTGCTTACAACAAAAAAAGTTGGTATGCGCCTTGTAGCAACAGAACTTGAATTTTTCATCAAAGGGATTACTGATAAAAAATGGCTACAAGATCGCAATAATCATATTTGGGATGAGTGGGCTTATCCAAAAAAAGCGCCCTATGGCCACAGTTCGCAAGCAAAACAGCGGATGCTTGAAGAACGAGATCTTGGTGCAGTGTATGGATTTCAGTGGCGACATTTCGGGGCTGAATACACGTCGTATGACGCCGACTATTCTGGACAAGGGTTTGATCAACTGAAAAACTTAGTTCAGACATTAAAAACAAATCCCACTCGACGCATGATTGTCTGCGCATGGAATCCGCCAGCTCTTGAGAATATGGCGTTGCCACCATGTCATTATGCGTTTCAAGTTACCGTGACCAATGGCAAGCTGAATTTACTTTGGAATCAGCGGTCGGTAGATGTTATGCTTGGGTTGCCTTTTAATATAGCCAGCTATGCTTTGCTCTTGCATCTTCTTGCAAAAGAAGCTGGTCTTCAAGAAGGAAAGCTTATTGGTTTTCTGGCTGATGTGCATATCTACGTTACTCATCTTGAAGGAGCTTTGCAACAGCTTGCGCGCAATCCGATTGAGCACGCTCTGCCTTGCATGGTAACCGAACCCTTCACTTCAATTTTTGATTGGAAAGCTGAAGACTCTCGCATTATGAATTATACAAGTTATCCTGCTATCAAATTTGAGATTGCCGTATGA
- a CDS encoding deoxyribodipyrimidine photo-lyase: MTKQYARALFIFRRDLRLNDNTGLLAALEQTEEVVPCFIFDPRQVDDNEYKSENALRFMIESLNDLADQLKHKHGRLYLFYGKSEDVVKKLCTQLKLDAVFINQDYTPFSIKRDHALERVCKSQDVAFQAHADVLLHAPEKSLKKDGKPYTIFTPFYKRMSMIKVEEPRSNAFKNYFTGTIATSFHNIEDKVSIKTNKLAAVQGGRKACLKILRALDDFKDYAKKRDIPALATTHLSAHLKFGTCSVREVFYAIADTLGRKSVLLKQLYWRDFFTTIVFYFPHVFGHAFREKYNHLAWSKSKKNFEAWCNGMTGFPLVDAGMRELNETGFMHNRVRMVVASFLVKDLHLDWRLGEKYFAQKLVDCDPAVNNGNWQWAASTGCDAQPYFRIFNPWLQQKKYDPQAEYIKQWIPELKNLTPKQIHSWYNNEKRPDSDYPAPLVDHSDMAAQAKKMFKAAL, from the coding sequence ATGACCAAGCAGTATGCGCGCGCACTTTTTATTTTTAGGCGTGATTTGCGCTTGAACGATAATACGGGTCTTTTGGCCGCATTAGAACAAACAGAAGAAGTGGTGCCATGTTTTATTTTTGATCCCCGTCAAGTTGATGATAACGAGTATAAAAGTGAAAATGCGCTTCGTTTCATGATAGAATCATTGAACGATCTTGCTGATCAATTAAAACATAAACATGGTCGCTTATATTTGTTTTATGGTAAATCTGAAGATGTGGTAAAAAAACTTTGTACTCAGCTTAAGCTTGATGCGGTGTTTATTAATCAGGATTATACGCCATTTAGCATTAAGCGTGATCATGCACTTGAGCGTGTGTGCAAATCTCAAGATGTTGCTTTTCAAGCACACGCAGATGTTTTGTTGCATGCGCCTGAAAAAAGCCTAAAAAAAGACGGCAAGCCGTACACTATTTTTACGCCATTTTATAAACGGATGTCGATGATAAAAGTTGAAGAGCCGCGTAGTAACGCATTCAAAAATTATTTTACTGGTACCATTGCAACAAGCTTTCACAACATTGAAGATAAAGTTTCGATTAAAACAAATAAGTTAGCAGCGGTGCAGGGCGGTCGCAAAGCTTGTCTTAAGATTTTACGTGCGCTTGATGATTTTAAAGATTATGCAAAAAAGCGGGATATTCCTGCGCTTGCTACAACTCATTTATCAGCGCATTTAAAATTTGGTACCTGCTCGGTCCGTGAAGTTTTTTATGCGATAGCTGATACGCTTGGCCGTAAATCGGTACTGCTCAAACAACTTTATTGGCGTGATTTTTTTACGACGATAGTCTTTTATTTCCCACATGTTTTTGGTCATGCGTTTCGTGAAAAATATAATCATCTTGCGTGGTCAAAAAGTAAAAAAAACTTTGAAGCGTGGTGCAACGGTATGACCGGCTTTCCACTTGTTGATGCTGGTATGCGTGAGTTGAATGAAACCGGATTTATGCATAATCGTGTGCGGATGGTGGTAGCATCATTTTTAGTAAAAGATTTGCATCTTGATTGGCGGTTGGGCGAAAAATATTTTGCCCAGAAATTGGTTGATTGTGATCCTGCCGTTAACAATGGCAACTGGCAGTGGGCTGCGTCGACGGGCTGCGATGCGCAGCCATATTTTAGAATTTTTAATCCATGGCTGCAGCAAAAAAAATATGATCCGCAAGCTGAGTACATCAAGCAGTGGATTCCTGAACTTAAAAATTTGACGCCTAAACAAATTCATTCTTGGTACAACAATGAAAAGAGGCCTGATAGTGATTATCCAGCCCCTCTTGTTGATCACAGTGATATGGCAGCTCAAGCAAAAAAGATGTTTAAAGCTGCGTTGTAA
- a CDS encoding nitroreductase family protein: protein MNKRHAEYSIANIFLERWSPRAMSGESFTHEELMSLFEAAKWAPSSYNNQPWRFIYALRQTSQWEKLFDLLVPFNQLWAHKSAALVVVVGHKNFEFNGKPSRTFAFDTGAAWANLALQASMSGFIAHGMEGFDYNRAQAELNIPADYEVLAMIALGKSGKKEDLPAELQKKEEPSDRKPLAEIVFEGSLGVK, encoded by the coding sequence ATGAATAAACGTCATGCTGAATATTCTATTGCTAACATTTTTCTTGAACGTTGGTCGCCACGAGCAATGTCTGGTGAGTCTTTCACTCATGAAGAATTGATGTCACTTTTTGAAGCTGCAAAATGGGCGCCATCATCGTACAATAATCAACCATGGCGTTTTATTTATGCTCTACGCCAAACGTCTCAATGGGAAAAATTATTTGATCTTTTGGTTCCTTTTAATCAATTGTGGGCACATAAATCTGCTGCGTTGGTAGTGGTTGTTGGGCATAAAAACTTTGAATTTAATGGAAAACCGTCTCGTACTTTTGCATTTGATACGGGTGCTGCGTGGGCAAATTTAGCGTTACAAGCAAGTATGAGTGGTTTTATAGCGCATGGCATGGAAGGCTTTGATTACAATCGTGCACAAGCTGAGTTGAATATTCCGGCTGACTATGAAGTGTTGGCAATGATTGCTCTTGGTAAGTCAGGAAAAAAAGAAGATTTACCCGCAGAACTGCAAAAAAAAGAAGAACCTTCAGATCGTAAGCCATTGGCGGAGATTGTTTTTGAAGGTTCATTGGGTGTAAAATGA
- a CDS encoding nitroreductase family protein: protein MKTRKNEYPVDQRIINRWSPRALSSDPITDEQIAKLFEATQQAHSLLKRSPWRFVYAKKGSVRWQEFFDLLNPFNQRWAEPAYVLLIVLSEKNEYVDVVRQNSLLTGAACQLLAVQAACLDLVVHAIEGFDYEQAAHLLNAPDYTIEVMFAIGKLGNKEYLPDYLQVREYPSGRKVLTDLVFKNLFNQKGVSDE, encoded by the coding sequence ATGAAAACAAGAAAAAATGAGTATCCTGTTGATCAACGGATAATAAATCGTTGGTCGCCGCGTGCGTTGTCCAGTGATCCAATTACTGACGAACAGATTGCAAAGCTTTTCGAAGCGACTCAACAAGCGCATAGTTTATTGAAGCGTTCGCCATGGCGGTTTGTATATGCGAAAAAAGGTTCTGTTCGATGGCAGGAGTTTTTTGATCTGTTGAATCCTTTTAATCAAAGATGGGCCGAACCAGCATATGTTTTGTTAATTGTGTTGTCAGAAAAAAATGAATATGTTGATGTTGTGCGCCAAAATTCATTGTTGACGGGAGCTGCTTGTCAGTTGTTGGCGGTGCAAGCTGCATGCCTGGATTTGGTGGTTCATGCAATTGAGGGGTTTGATTATGAGCAGGCAGCACATCTACTTAATGCTCCTGATTATACTATTGAAGTAATGTTTGCGATTGGCAAGCTTGGCAATAAAGAATATTTGCCTGATTATCTTCAAGTGCGCGAGTATCCTTCTGGTCGCAAAGTTTTGACAGATTTAGTTTTCAAAAATTTGTTTAATCAAAAAGGAGTAAGCGATGAATAA